GCAATCCATATATAGAACAATCATCAGAAATAGATCAAAAATATAATCGACTAAAGCCAAGCCAGTATTTTAACTATGGAGGAGTATCTCACTACAGCTGTTCTTCATAAAAGTTCAATCCTCATACTGATAATACAACCTTGAGAAAAATTTTATTTATTTATTGCCGTAGGCATTCCAACTACTGATACAACTCCCACATGAAGTATGGCAGGCTTCTTTCCAACATTTTTCACATAGTGAGGGCCCCCATTATTACTCTCTATAAATGCATCACCCGCTTTAAAGAAATTAATTTCTTCACCCCTCACATGCTTTAATCTTCCTCTGGTAACATGAATCAACATTGGGGAGGGATGAGTATGAATTGGAGTTTTCAAGCCTACTGGAATTTTTACTTTTAAGAGTCTTAATTCAGGCTTACCCTCGAGATAATTAAAATTTTTACCACTAAGTCCATTTGAACTTTGAATAATAGGTATAACTTCAATCTTTTCTTCAGAAAGAGAAGGTTGTGGTAAAGCTAAAGTCCCAATAAAAAGGAAGCAAACTGGAATAAATTTTTTTAATCTCATTAGATATTTGAGTTTCACTAATAATAGTTAGTTTGCAAAAATAATAAACTAATTTATTTTTTGTATAACTTTTCTAATTGCTTAATTTCCTCTCTTAAATCCTTACCTCTATTATTTAATTTATTATTCTTAATAACTAATGGGATAATCCACCAAGCTTGAAGACCTAAAAAGATAAATACTAGGATCAATAATTCAAAAGTTCCAGGCTGCATTTGATAAATTAACCTTCTCTGTAAATACTAATATTCTAAAAGCTATTAAATATTCATGAGTTTTACAATATTTCTAAGCTGCCTCTAATTCAATATGAAGTTCAATACCTTTTGATATTATTGCTTCTTTAAAGTCAATTAGTTTACCAATAATTTTTTGCTTCTCATGTTCGGTTTTATAGGCATCCTCTACAACCTCCTGTATCGCAAGTGTTACTTTTTGTAGTTTGATTTCTAAATCTTCCCTGTAATTCATAAGTTCAACTAAATTATCTTTTTTATTAAAAAACAA
The genomic region above belongs to Prochlorococcus marinus XMU1405 and contains:
- a CDS encoding cupin domain-containing protein translates to MRLKKFIPVCFLFIGTLALPQPSLSEEKIEVIPIIQSSNGLSGKNFNYLEGKPELRLLKVKIPVGLKTPIHTHPSPMLIHVTRGRLKHVRGEEINFFKAGDAFIESNNGGPHYVKNVGKKPAILHVGVVSVVGMPTAINK